CCTCACCTTTCATAAATTTTCCTGACGGACTTCGTTTTATTTTCAAAATAATGTCGGAAAGTTTCTCGAAAATAATTTTCTTCCCTAAATCTTCATGGGTTATATGAAACTTATCGAGATAATTTTCGTCAAAAAAATGTCCGAAAGGTCCGTGGCCAATATCGTGAAGAAGGCCTGTTATGCGTAAAAGTTCTTCAATAAAATTGAATGAAGGGCAATTTCGAGAATATTTCTTCAGTGATGGATAGAGCTGCTTTGCCATTCGTCCGCCAAGATGCATTGCTCCAAGTGAATGTTGAAAACGGCTATGCTCTGCTGATGGGAATACCCATCGAAGACTTTGAAGCTGATAAATCTTTCTGAGACGCTGCATCCAAGGTGTGTCAATCAGGTCCTTTTCTGATGCTTCTGTCGAAGAATTGGGCAAGGTGAATGTTATGTATGTATGGATTGGGTCAGCAAATACTGCACTTCCTTCATAAAAAGGAAATTTTTCTTTCGTCATATTTCTATTCCCATTTCGGAAAATCTTCTTCCTCTTCAACTATAGCCATATGCTCCAAAATTGAATCACTGATACCTGCTACAAATTGTGAAGGTTTTGTAAGCAGCTGTCCTGTCCCTCTCTCTATAATATTGATTGGATAGGAGAGATACAGGTTTTTCTTGGCTCTTGTTGAAGCAACATACATCAGTCTTCTTTCTTCTTCGAGTTCATCTTCGCTCCATAATGAATAGCTTGATGGGAATATTCCTTCAAGAGTCCAGATTATAAAAACCGTATGCCATTCAAGACCCTTAGCAGAATGTATTGTTGATAGCGTAAGTAAGTCCTTTATTTTTTCTTCGGCTGTAACATCGGAGATACTTTTTCTTTCAGATGGTGGGTCAAGTGCCATGTCAGTAAGAAATGATTTGAGAGTCTTATATCTTTCACTAATCGTTATGAGATGTTCTAAATCTTTTATTCGTTTTGGATAATTGTCATACAGTTTTTTTATGATTGGACCGTAATATTCAACAACTTCTGCGAGCTGTTCTGATGGTTTAGAATATTCTTTTTCAATTTTAGTAAGAAGGGCAAGAAGTTTTGAAAGTCCCTCTTTATTTTTTTTATTGGCGAGTGCAAGAATTTTTTCCCTATTTTTGTAATCTTCCTTGATAAGATTAATCATCTTCATAGCTGATTTGGAGCCCAATCCCTCGATTAACAACAATACTCTTGACCAACTTATTACATCGAGAGGGTTGGCAATGATTCTGAGGTGAGCAACAACATCTTTGACATGAGCTGTTTCAATGAACTTGAATCCGCCATATTTTACATAAGGTATTCCTTTGCGATTCAATTCCAATTCAAGGTCAAATGACAAATCTCCAGAACGAAAAAGAACAGCTATATCAGATAAATTGACGCCTTCTTCATGAAGCTCAAGTATTTTTTGGACAATGAAACGGGATTGTGTATATTCATCCGGCGCTCTAACAAGTGAAGGTGTCTCACCACCTTCAATATTACTGTAAAGTTTTTTGGAATATTTCTGTTTAGCCCGTTCAATTATTGTATTTGTAAAATTTAAAATTTTTTGAGTGCTCCTATAGTTTTGCTCGAGCTTTACTATTTTAGTTCCTTGAAATTTAAGAGGAAACTGCATTATATTTTTAAAGGTTGCGCCC
The sequence above is a segment of the Candidatus Schekmanbacteria bacterium genome. Coding sequences within it:
- a CDS encoding ATP-dependent helicase → MKKYLLKEIEKPLKRETKGIDFSKELNEAQLEAVNHLDGPILVVAGAGSGKTRTLVYRVAKLVQRGVNPESILLLTFTRKAAQEMLRRASMLLDDRCEKVSGGTFHSFANMILRRYAEYVGLTPEFTILDRTDSTDVIGMIRSEIDISDKGRVFPRKNTIYEVLSLSVNCAISTEEAIEKNCPHFRDFANEFNLIFSKYRQYKLENNLVDYDDLLVLLLKLLKNHNEIREKLSNFYRYIMIDEYQDTNVLQAEIAEQLASNHKNIMAVGDDSQSIYSFRGATFKNIMQFPLKFQGTKIVKLEQNYRSTQKILNFTNTIIERAKQKYSKKLYSNIEGGETPSLVRAPDEYTQSRFIVQKILELHEEGVNLSDIAVLFRSGDLSFDLELELNRKGIPYVKYGGFKFIETAHVKDVVAHLRIIANPLDVISWSRVLLLIEGLGSKSAMKMINLIKEDYKNREKILALANKKNKEGLSKLLALLTKIEKEYSKPSEQLAEVVEYYGPIIKKLYDNYPKRIKDLEHLITISERYKTLKSFLTDMALDPPSERKSISDVTAEEKIKDLLTLSTIHSAKGLEWHTVFIIWTLEGIFPSSYSLWSEDELEEERRLMYVASTRAKKNLYLSYPINIIERGTGQLLTKPSQFVAGISDSILEHMAIVEEEEDFPKWE